In Deinococcus sp. QL22, the following are encoded in one genomic region:
- a CDS encoding TIGR00282 family metallophosphoesterase, whose product MLRVLFVGDVYGQPGRRVLAAHLPTLRGPDGLKNFDFIIVNMENAAGGFGLHRDAAESALRAGTDCMTLGNHAWHHRDIHALLADAESYPIVRPLNYADPATPGVGWRTFDVPTRAEGKPGPTERLTVINVLGRVFMDAVANPFRAIDEVLERPDLGSVFVDIHAEATSEKAALAWYLDGRVAAVIGTHTHVPTADTRILPGGTAFQTDAGFTGPHDSIIGAAPEGPIQRFLTERSYRYAVADGRAELNGVALELQDNRALKIERYRYLEADHREDDYGHSQ is encoded by the coding sequence ATGCTTCGTGTGTTGTTTGTGGGAGACGTGTACGGCCAGCCCGGACGCCGGGTGTTGGCGGCACATCTTCCCACCCTACGGGGGCCGGACGGCCTGAAAAACTTTGACTTCATCATCGTGAATATGGAGAACGCGGCGGGGGGCTTCGGCCTGCACCGCGACGCTGCCGAATCCGCGCTGCGGGCGGGTACGGACTGCATGACGCTGGGCAACCACGCCTGGCATCACCGCGATATTCACGCGCTGCTGGCAGATGCCGAAAGCTACCCCATCGTGCGGCCCCTGAACTACGCCGACCCCGCGACCCCCGGCGTGGGCTGGCGCACCTTTGACGTGCCGACACGCGCAGAAGGCAAACCTGGCCCCACTGAACGCCTGACGGTGATCAATGTGCTGGGCCGGGTGTTTATGGACGCCGTCGCCAACCCCTTCCGGGCCATAGACGAGGTGCTGGAACGCCCCGACCTGGGCAGCGTGTTTGTGGATATTCACGCCGAGGCCACCAGCGAAAAGGCAGCGTTGGCGTGGTACTTGGATGGACGGGTGGCCGCCGTCATCGGCACGCATACCCACGTTCCCACCGCCGACACCCGGATTTTGCCCGGTGGCACGGCCTTTCAGACCGACGCGGGCTTTACCGGGCCGCACGACAGCATTATCGGGGCCGCGCCCGAAGGCCCCATTCAACGCTTCCTGACCGAGCGCTCCTACCGCTACGCCGTGGCCGATGGGCGGGCCGAACTGAACGGCGTGGCGCTGGAGTTGCAAGACAACCGCGCCCTGAAGATTGAACGTTACCGTTACCTTGAAGCAGACCACCGGGAGGACGACTATGGGCATTCGCAATGA